The following is a genomic window from Doryrhamphus excisus isolate RoL2022-K1 chromosome 3, RoL_Dexc_1.0, whole genome shotgun sequence.
GAAAGCAGGTGGCGAGTCGTCTTGGAGGATCCCTGGATCCCTGGAGGGCCAAATGGGCTCCTTGGACTCGGGCGACAAGAGCGGAGAAGAGAAGGCATCTGCCAAGAaaaagacgaagaagaagaggaggtggaAGCGTCTGCCGGCCATTTTGAAATGCATCAAGCCCGACACGGGCGAAGCTCCGAAAGCGCCCGAGAGAGGAGATGACATCTACCGTGACGTAGGTCCTACAGACGGTACGCAATGTGGTTGGTCCCAGGACTACATGACATTATGGCGCCCCCTGTGGGTTGTGGTCAACATGTGGGCACTTTAACGTCCCCTCAGGTGACGAGGAGGGGTCGGACGGGATGGACATGGTGGTCAGCAGGCTGACGGACATCGCCGATGACATCCCCTTCGCCCCGCCCGAAGTGGAGCCGGATTCTCCGGAAGGTGAGCGGTGATTCCCAGGCCGTGGAAGCCGGTTGGTTGACCACGGCGTGTGTGTGTCCGTACTCACCAGAGGACGCCAACTTGGAGAAGCTGATTGGCCTCTTGCTGAGGGAGTATGGAGACAATTTGGACCAGCAGACCAGGGTAAGTGAGAACGTCAGCGCCGTAGTCCCCACCAGGGGGCAGCATCCACCTTCAACGTGAGCCTCCTTGTCCTGCAGGATCTGGGAGTAGCTTTAAGGGCCACCGATCTTTTCTGGAACTACGGCTTCTTTGAGAGGTTGATCCAGACGCTCTTGATGAGGATGGGCCTCTTCAACCCTGACCCTGAAGGTCCTGGTCCTCAAACGTCACCCAAGACTCAGATTGCTGTGGCCTGTGAGGTGAGAAGAACAACATCCTTCTGTGAAGATGTCTGCATCGTCTGCTTGTTCTCCGCAGGTCACCAGTCGCCTGTCGGCTGCCGACACGCTACCCATGAACCGCCTGATGGGGTACGGCGCCACCTACCTGCAGAATCACTTCTCCTCCTGGGCCAAGCAGCAGGGCGGTTATGtacgtccccccccccacactcacacacacaatttgtgtGATTTTATGCTACGGACTTCTTCTGTTGCAGGAGGCGGCCTTTAGCTGTGAAGatcatgatgaagatgatgatgtccAGTGATGACCACCATCTTTGCCATCGCTGCTACCGATGCttgtttacatgtttgtttacacctTCTGCAAACACAACATATAAGCACATGTATGTCTCAGTATTGGGACTTTTATGAAATATCCTATTTTGATATTGTGACCGGTACGAATAAATGTATACTAATCCATGagcatgtataaaaataaaagtttcaGTGATAGCATTTTAGCTGAATTAAGGCCTTTTTGTGTCAATTAAAAAGCTAAAGTCATTTGGAGACGGGAAACAGCACCCCCCTGCGGTTGCGTTGCGCTACTGCAGCAGTAGCGTGCAGCAACAGGGAACGAGTTAAAAATGGTAATTGTTTAAATTACACACTAAGTGGATGTCATCCACTCGGAATCGTGAGGACGAGTTCCGTTGATGAAGTTTGATGTTAAAAACGAGTCCACAACGTTTTCGTGCCCTTGTATCATCAGATGGTTGTCTTGAAAGGGGAATACTTTGAACAGCGTCCGCCCGCTCGGCTGCCGTCTGTGAAATGAGATCCAACCCGTTCCGGACCGAGCCGACTGCCTCAACCTGCTCCTGGACGCCGATCAGGAAGGCTCGGAGTGTCCCCTCCACGCAATGGCGCTTTGCCTGCTTCACGACGCCTCCGCCCGGCTGTGAGGATGAAGGAGGTGCACCAAGGGGGTCGCAAGCACGTCGCCTCGGCTGACCCTCCGCTGCCCGCCGTCCGCGTCAGCCAAGCGCCGCCGACACCGAGCGGCGCCGCGGAGGAAGCGTCGCGGCCGTCGGGCGCCAGGCTGCGGCTCTCCAAGGCCAACAAGGCGGGGATGGTGAAGGTGGTGCGGCGGCACCTGTCTCCTCAGCCGCCCAGCTTGGAGAGCCTGGAGGCGGCTTGGAGCGGCAGAGCTCAACGGGAGGCTTTGAGGAGCGCGGACCGAGGGGCCGGGGACAGGCCGGGCCAGGAGGGGCCCGCCGGGGGGCCGCATAGGAGCCGGAAGAAGGGGTTCAGACCCCCTGACGTGAGGACCATCTTCACGCCGGGGGAGAAGGACCCCAGGGTGAAGGAGGAGTCCGGGGAGGGCCACAGCTTTGGGTCTGGAGGGGAGGGCACCTGGTGTGACGTATGCTGCAAGTACATCTTCAGCGGGGGTCTCACCTGCGCAGGTGAgtgtcactttcacttttacttTGAATCCCTTTCCATGACGTCATCGTCAACTAGGACTGGATTCTAATGACGTGGAGTGAATGATCCGTAGGTGAGAGtagtcctgtgattgacaggtgtgcAGTACGGGtgtagctggggtaggctccatcCCCACAATAATGTAGTCTTTTGAAAAAggccatcattatcatcatcatcgttaTTCGTGTAATTATGAATCATGTCCTAATTAGTAACAACATCTTGGAGGCGGGGCTGGCACTAGGACCCAGGGCATTAGGACCCAGGGCATCAGGACCCAGGGCACCAGGACCCAGGGCTGGCCGCCTGGAATGCTGTTGGCATGCGGGCCAACCGGATCGGGTCTGACGACCAAGTCTGTCAAACAGCAGCAACTCGTAAAGTCGTCTGTTTCATAACaacatcctcaaaaacagcacagtgctcttGTATccatacaggatctttgaccgttttttaaaaattgtactaggtcctcaaaaacagcagagtactctTGTTatgcagaggatctttgactagtgttgtGCAGTATGTTCCCCAAAACAGCAGGAGGCTCTTGTatctatagaggatctttgacttgtgtttttgtatttgtcctcaaaaacagcagagtgctttgGTCCAGTTggggatctttgacttgggTATTGTTTTAGTCCTCAAAAACAGAAGTGTGCTGTGgtcccatagaggatctttgacttgggaTTTTGTAttcatcctcaaaaacagcagagtgctgtggtcccatagaggatctttgacttgggaTTTTGTAttcatcctcaaaaacagcagagtgctgtggtcccatagaggatctttgacttgggaTTTTGTAttcatcctcaaaaacagcagagtgctgtggtcccatagaggatctttgacttgggaTTTTGTAttcatcctcaaaaacagcagagtgctgtggtcccatagaggatctttgacttgggaTTTTGTActcatcctcaaaaacagcagagtgctgtggtcccatagaggatctttgacttgggaTTTTGCATTGGGCCCTTTAAAACAACAGAGTGCTTTTGtcttttgacaattttttattgcagtaggtcctcaaaaatagcaaaatgcaCGTCcccttgtcatatagaggatctttgactgttttttgtAGTCGGCCCATAAAAACAGCCGTGTGCTCCTGTcacagagaggatctttgactctgtTGAccgctgtttttgaggacttaCCGCACCCTCGTGTCCTCGTTTCTCCAAGGATCTGAATCAGCTTCCATGGACCAGTCACCAGGTGCAATCCATAAACCTTCAGACCTCCCCAGGTTCCTCAGGCAAATGgtgattagtgtgtgtgtgtgtgtttgtgtgtgtgtgtctgtgtgtgtgttttgtggagCCCAAGTGTGACAATGGCTGAACAAACAAGAAGGAAGCAGCTGACCCACACAGACGGGGGTCGGCCTGATCAGGGAGGAGCTGCAGTCCGctcggacacacacacacacacacacacacacactcacattggtATGATGGATGGCGGTGTGTGTAGCGTGTGTAGCGTGTGTAGTGCGTGTGTAGCGGAGGAGTCTCTGTGCGGGTGTCCCGTGCGCGCGGCGTTACGATGGGCGTCGTGAAGAACTTTGGCAGAACTTTCCGCAGGATTTCGGGGTTTTTCTACCGTTTTCCCGCCGTGATGAGACGCTCGGGGCGGCTGGAGGTCAGCCTGCTCTGGAAGAACTCGGGTGAGTCCACGTGGAGAAGATTACTCAGGAGGGAAACACCGCATGTCAGAAAGTAGTACTGCATGTACTCCGTATCtgtgtacacgtgtgtgtaCTTGTACTTTACATCACACGACAAAGACCCGAAATGTGCAAGATTTTTTGAACTGTAACTGCtgggttgccatgacaacacctATTTGACACTATTTGACAGCATCATTCcctgtgacctctgacccccccacacacaaactCCATTAGCATCctcctgcaaaaacacacaaacccaCACAATGTCCTTTATTGCACATTCCTaacaacagcacagcactcccgtcatatagaggatctttggcttggTCCTGAAAATCAGCAGA
Proteins encoded in this region:
- the LOC131125026 gene encoding apoptosis facilitator Bcl-2-like protein 14 isoform X2; this translates as MANGRIEIHDPFANGNEEATSDAENLQNIVEFRIMMAYAKRRRGKAGGESSWRIPGSLEGQMGSLDSGDKSGEEKASAKKKTKKKRRWKRLPAILKCIKPDTGEAPKAPERGDDIYRDVGPTDGDEEGSDGMDMVVSRLTDIADDIPFAPPEVEPDSPEEDANLEKLIGLLLREYGDNLDQQTRDLGVALRATDLFWNYGFFERLIQTLLMRMGLFNPDPEGPGPQTSPKTQIAVACEVTSRLSAADTLPMNRLMGYGATYLQNHFSSWAKQQGGYEAAFSCEDHDEDDDVQ
- the LOC131125026 gene encoding apoptosis facilitator Bcl-2-like protein 14 isoform X1, whose translation is MANGRIEIHDPFANGNEEATSDAENLQNIVEFRIMMAYAKRRRGKAGGESSWRIPGSLEGQMGSLDSGDKSGEEKASAKKKTKKKRRWKRLPAILKCIKPDTGEAPKAPERGDDIYRDVGPTDGDEEGSDGMDMVVSRLTDIADDIPFAPPEVEPDSPEEDANLEKLIGLLLREYGDNLDQQTRDLGVALRATDLFWNYGFFERLIQTLLMRMGLFNPDPEGPGPQTSPKTQIAVACEVTSRLSAADTLPMNRLMGRRPLAVKIMMKMMMSSDDHHLCHRCYRCLFTCLFTPSANTTYKHMYVSVLGLL